The following nucleotide sequence is from Podospora bellae-mahoneyi strain CBS 112042 chromosome 1 map unlocalized CBS112042p_1, whole genome shotgun sequence.
GCCTTCCGGCGGTTGCAGTATCTGGAGGGCAAGTTCAACCTCTACCAGCTGTTGAACGAGTACCAGGAGACCGCCGACAGCAAAAAGGTGCCTCACCGTGACTTTTACAACGTCAGAAAGGTGGACACGCACGTTCACCACTCTGCTTGTATGAACCAGAAGCATCTGCTGCGGTTCATCAAGAGCAAAATGAAGAAGTTTCCGGACGAGATCGTTTTGTACAGAGATGGCAAGCATTTGACACTGGCGGAGGTGTTTGAAAGTATCAACCTCACGGCCTATGATTTGAGTATCGACACGCTGGACATGCACGCCCACAAGGACTCCTTCCACCGGTTCGACAAGTTCAACCTCAAGTACAACCCTATTGGCGAATCTCGACTGCGTACCATTTTCTTGAAGACGGACAACTTTATCAATGGTCGTTACCTGGCTGAGATCACCAAAGAGGTCATCTCCGATTTGGAGTCGAGCAAGTACCAGATGGTGGAATGGCGCATTTCCATCTACGGACGGTCGCTTGACGAGTGGGACAAACTTGCGGCTTGGGTTATTGACAACAAGCTCTTCTCTCACAATGTCCGGTGGCTCATTCAGATCCCTCGCCTGTATGATGTGTACAAGGCTAGCGATTTGATGGGTAATTTCGAACAAGTGGTTGTGAATATCTTCCGGCCTCTGTTTGAAGTCACAAAAGACCCAAATAGTCACCCCAAACTCCACGTCTTCCTGCAAAGAGTCATTGGATTCGATAGTGTCGATGACGAAAGCAAGGtcgagaggaggttgttcaAGAAGTTTCCAGTCCCTCGGGTGTGGGATAGCAAGCAGAATCCTCCTTACAGCTACTGGATCTACTATCTGTTCGCCAACATGACCTCGCTGAACGTCTGGCGCAAGAGGCGGGGCTTCAACACCTTTGTTCTCCGACCGCACTGCGGGGAGGCAGGTGACAGCGAGCAtcttgctgccgctgccctCTGTTGCCACAGCATCAGTCACGGACTGCTTCTCCGGAAGGTTCCCTTGCTGCAGTACATTTTCTATCTCGAACAGATCGGCATCGCCATGTCGCCCCTCAGCAACAacgccttgttcttggcctACGAAAGGAACCCCTTCTACCAGTACTTCAAACGTGGATTGAACGTGTCGTTGTCAACCGACGACCCGCTTCAGTTTGCCTTTACCAAGGAACCGTTGATTGAGGAGTACGCTGTCGCGGCGCAGATTTACAAGCTGAGCCCGGTCGATATGTgcgagctggccaagaacTCTGTCAAGCAGAGCGGCTACGAGTACTCGGTGAAGCAGCAGTGGTTAGGGCCCAACTTCAACATTCCGGGTGCTGGGGGCAACATGGTGAAGACCAACGTACCTGATAGAAGAGAGGAGTTCCGGTACCGCACTTTAATGGAGGAGCGCAGAATGTAAGTTTTATGCCTTGTTTGGATGCTCAAAGTTTGTGTTGAGACTGACCTGTTGCTGTCAGGGTGGAGAGATACACATCGATCGCTGAAAATGCGGCTGCTGTGGATGCCGCCGCGCAGAGCATGGCGTCCCTTGCAATGTCCTCCAAGAATACTGTCACGGCGGATTCCAAGCAACAGAGCCATGCGCCATCTCCCGCCTCGCAAGTTCAGGGCCCGAACATTATTGGCAAGTCCGCCAGGGTTGAGACCGGTAGCCCGGCAGTTAGCGCACAATCCCAGGTCTTTTCAAGCCCAGTAACGGCTTCCCCATTGACGGTTTCCGGCTCGGAGGAACACATTTCAGGCCATGAGCCGAGATACTTCCCGGGAGTTGTTTCgcggaggcggcgggatAGCACAAGGCAGAGCTCGATGCATGAGAGTGACGACGCTGCGCTGCGGAAAGTGTCTTCCAAGAGAGATGCTTCCAAGGAGGGGCGCGGTAACTAGGGCAAGTTTCGAGCTTGGCTTCGGGAACCATCTGGATAAATATTAAGAAAGGTCTGGCTAGATAGAGAATTTGATGAATCTCAAAGCAACGGTCCCATCATGTTTGGACCGTGTTTACATCATCCGTGTTCAGGGGCGACCGTTTACCCCCTTTTTCCAAAGGGTTCCAGACCCGTGGAAGAGCACGTGGCGCTCCGTTTAAATGCCCCCACCCACTTTCAGCAGACGGGATCGACGCCAGCTGCCAGACAGGGACTGACAGTGTGTTATCTAAGGCTGACTGCCAGTTGTACAGAGACAGGAAAGAGAAGGCTGCCCGGGCGGACTCGTGCACATGTATGTGTTAATTGAATTCTGCTATGAGACGTCGGCTTTTCACTCGTCCTAGACAAACCTAGAGCATGTGCATATCTCTCTACAGAACTGCGTTGTTATGTTGCGCCTTCTTGCAGGCACATCTTCAACTCCTGTCCAGTCTAGCCTTTGAAACATATTGGGAATAGCCCGGCCAATTTCCCCCGGTCCGCCGAGCAATAGCTTCTGGGTCCCCATTCATTCAATCATCTCTCGACCACCTCCTTTTGCATGCTATTATTTCCGTACCCACCTTATCCGACCTTTTTGATTATCCCAGGACGACAAGAGGGAGAGAGTGAGGGAGAGAGTGAGCGAGAAAGGCttggacgaagaagaagcaccaccaccggcggaAGAGCGAGCCATTTGTGGGCAAAAGACCACACGCTCGCGCCTTTTCGGTCCACTTTCCGGGGCAACGCCCACGTTTGTCCACTTTCCCATTCGCATTCGATTCGTCCGCCTGTTGCAACAGTCCAGCGTTCTCTCTGGAAGCGCCAAGTCCACTGGCTTCGGCTACAGCCCAACGTCAACAGTCAACAGTCAAGGAAAAACCAGCCAGCAGAGGGAAATCTCCTGTTGCATCAGCCTTTCCCCGCGCGCGCGCAGTGCCCTTCGCCGCCTGTGACGACAACCAGCCATTTTCCAACAAGGCCGTGAACCCCTTTCCGAATGCTTCGTGCCATTGACCATCTCGACCGATAGCGCGCGGCACCCcgctccccccccccccttaaCGATCGATCCAGCTCGAGTTACGAAGACTGCGGCAGCAATGGGGTTCCTTGGTGTGTACAAGGCCCTGTACGACTACACTCCCCAGGCGGAGGGGGAACTATCAATCACCGAGGGCGACGTTCTGTATGTGTTGGAAAAGAGCACGGATGATGACTGGtggaaggccaagaagaaggctacggccgaggatgaggatgagccgGTTGGCTTGATCCCGAATAACTACATCGAGGAGGTACGTCACGTCAGAGCATTGGAGGGTACTTGGCCATTCTTTGGTCTCGCTGATACGAGGTGTACAATGGCTGCAGGTAAAACCGGAAAGCAAGGCTCGCGCGCTGTATGAATACACCAGGCAAACCGACGAGGAGCTGTCCTTCCCCGAGGACGCCCAGCTTGACGTTTACGATACTACTGACCCGGATTGGATTTTGGTAGGGTACCAAGGAGATTTCGGGTTCGCGCCGGCCAATTACATTGAGATTGCGGCTGGTGGACaaaagcaggaggaggccgcACCGTCCATCCCAACTCCGCCTCCGCTTCCCGTCAGGACGCCGAGCGATGCCGCACCCAGCCCCGCCCTTCCCCCGAGACCCCCATCGGAGCCGGCCAGCCCGGCTTCGCCTCCTGTCGCGCCGAACCCAGCCAGCATGATTGCGGGTATGATGGCTGCTCGGGGAGGTCATACCCCCGCGCCATTGGACCTCCAGCCATCTGGACAACGGCAtgttgctgaggaagaagaagaacaagaggtCAAATCGCCACCTCTTCCGACCCGGCCGCGTGGTGATTCTCAGGTCTCGGAGCCTGCCCGCTCGGCGCCTGCTTCGGGCGGTCTGAAGACACACGGGTTCCGTGACAGTGATCGCATCGACCGCTATAGCGACTCTGTTCCTCAGACTCCAAACACGGCACCACTCACCCCTGGCGACTTTCACATGTATAACATTAATGAAATGGTCTCGGTgatgggcaagaagaagaagatgccTACTACTCTGGGCATCAACCTTCGGACTGGCATTATCTTGATTGCTCCCGAACATGCTTCGGACGGCCCATCGCAGGAGTGGACGGCGAACTTGATGACGCATTATTCTCGGGAAGGCAAGCACGTCTTTATGGAGCTGGTCAAACCAAGCAAGAGCATCGACTTTCATGCGGGCGCAAAGGACACCGCAGAAGAGATTGTTGCGATGCTTGGGGAGCTGGCCGGGGCCGTGCGTGCTGAGGGACTGATGGAGATTGTCAAGGCCACCAAGGGGAGCAAGGTGCCTCAGCAAAAGACTGGCGTTGTTTTGTACGATTTCTTGGCccagggcgaggacgaggttacggttgggattggtgatgaggttATCATCTTGGACGACACCAAGAGCGAGGAGTGGTGGATGGTCCGCAGGGTTAAGAACCAGTTGGAAGGCGTCGTTCCGAGCAGCTACATTGAAGTCACCGGCATTCTCGACACTCCGGTTCCGACATCGGCTTCCGGTATCAACGCGGGCCGGTCGACCATCGAGCAGAAccggctggaggaggcgagatTGACGAAGGAGGCGCTCAAGGCGGCGAAGCGGGAGGAgagaaaggaaagggaggggagaagtTCAGAGGTAGGCCCTGGATTGCGTTTGCCCGAGCGAAGTAGTAGTTTGTCTCAGGCCAGAAATGGTAACACTGTGGGACAACAGCACTCCAGCAGACGCGAGAACGGAGCCTCGGGTTCGTCGAAATCGAAGGATGGGAGCGTCAAGTCGAGTAAGTTTCTTGTGATCTGTGGGGTTTGAAGAGCGCTCGCTGACCATCCTCTCTACTGCAAGAACCCGACCCGGCCAAGGTGCGGACGTGGACGGATCGGTCAAAGTCTTTTACCGTCGAGGCTCAGTTCCTCGGGGTGAAGGATGGCAAGCTCAACTTGCACAAGGTGAACGGTGTCAGGATCGCGGTACCCATCGCCAAGATGTCGATTACGGATCTGGAATATGTCGAGCAGATCACCGGCATCTCGCTCGACGAAGACAAGCCCCTTTCCGatctcaagaagaaggctgccgccGAGAATGCTCGCAGTGGACgttcctcgtcttccaagACCAAGGTCGGAGCGTCTATTGAGCCAAAGAAGTCCACTTACGATTGGTTCCAGTTTTTCCTGGATTGCGACATTCAACCTCAGTCCTGCGAACGGTACTGTCAAGCGTTCGAAAGGGACTCCATGGATGAGAGCGTGCTGCCAGACGTGAATGCTACGGTGTTGAGGAAATTGGGATTCAAAGAAGGTGATATCATCAAGGTTATGCGATACCTGGATACGAAGTATGCCCGAGGCAAGGGTAgtgttggcgatgatgagtctggtggtggtttgttctCGGGTCCTGGGGGCGCTCtccgcaacaacaccagaaaGGGACGGCCAGCCCCACCAGTAGAGACCAACAACGTTGTTGATCCTAATGCCTTTAAGAAGGACGGTAGCGGTGCCGAGCCCAAGTCGGCGTCTCCCACCACTGCGACAGGACCGGCAGCTGCAGCGGCCGCTCCAAGCAAACCCGCAGGTGGATTCGATGACGATGCTTGGGATGTGAAGCCTTCCAAGACTCCCGAACCAGCTCCGGCAGCGAAGGCACCTGAACCTGCACCGGCTCCCGTTGCGGCTCCTGCGCCAGCCcctgctcccgctcccgtTCCCGCTCCCGCCCCCGCGTCCGCGCCCAGTACGGCCAAGCTCACGGGCTCGATGCAGGAACTGTCATTGCTCTCTCAGCCATTAGTTCCAGAACAGGTTCagcctccaccagctcctcctgcttTGGACTTCTCGCCTGctcccaccgccgccgcagtTGCCCCGGTTCCAGCTCCCGCGCAAGTTCCACAGCCTATCGGCGCGACCCCTGGCTTTTTTGGTGGTCTGCAGGCTCCCGTTGTCAACGGACAGCCGCTCACTCAACAGCTCCCGCAAAACATTGCCCGTGCTAGACCTGTGGCACCTCAGTATACCCAGGGTCAAGGCGGTTTGatcgctcctcctcctccgtctcgaCCACTATCAGCTCCTCAGACGGCTCAACCCAGTCAATTcgcgccaccaccactccagcCCCAGATGACGGGCTTCCAGACACAAGTCGCGCCCCCGGGTCAGAGCCTAGCCGAGATCAGCCAGCAGCGGATGCAGCAGCAATACGCCGCTCAGATGCAagcccaacagcagcagatgCAGCCTCAAATGACGGGGATGCAGCCCATGATGCAGCCCATGATGACGGGTATTCCTGCTCAGCCAACAGGTTTCCAGCCTGTTCCGGCGGGGCCGTTCATGTCACAACCCACGGGCATGGCACCACCCATGCAGCCGATGCAGATGCAGCCTACCgggtttggtgttggtgggttCGGACAGCCGCCGGTTCAGCAACAGCCTTTTGCTCCTGGTGGCGGGCTGCCCATGCCGTTGCAGCCTCAGCAGACGGGTATGAGTGTGCTGCAGCCGCAGATGACGGGACTGACTGGGTTTGGGACAACGGGGAGTCAagtgggtggggggttggcggcgccGATGCAGCCTTTGATGCCGCAGAAGACGGGGCCGCCACCGCCGGTGAGATTCGGGGTGCAGCCTGATGCGAAGAAGTTGGCGCCGCAGGCTACCGGACGGAGGGCGAATCTGGCTGCAGCTAGtaagtctttttttttttatttttttacttttttttttagtttttttgAACCTAGATTACAATGAAGCGATGAAAATGCTGACGCGTTAATAGCACCGGATAATCCGTTTGGgttttaattatagtttgtgagggggttgggatgggtggtAATGTGAATAGAGGGTGGCCAGGGGGATGTACGGGGGAAAGTTGGTGGGTTGAGGAGTGGTTAGAAGGGGTGGTTCTTGGAAGAGAAGGGGGCTGTTGTTTGTGTTGTATTGAGTTGTGTGGGTTGTCTCCggctgtggctgttgtgggCTGAAGCGATGCAACCGATTTTACTATATCTATTTTTTGCTTTTTATTATTCAATGCGTTGTTTTTCTTCGAGTAGAACTGCTTGTTGTACTGTGCCATGCAAAATATGTTGGTTCTAGTATAGCGTGCGTGGGAAAAGGGGTAAACAAacagagaagaaggggtaACTGTACGTACACCTAGGGCGACTTCGCAGCATCAGTTGAGAGGACGATAGGGAAATATATGTTAGTAAACTTTAGGAACCGTTTTGAGAAGTCCATGGGTAGTGAGTGTGTGATTTGGGATGTGTGACCATCTTGGGAATGAGACACCGTTTATACATTCTTTCAAGGCGCGGTTCAGCATGGTTGGTGCCAGCTACCTATCTTGTCCACGTCGAGGGACCTCAACCCAAGGCAGAGATCATATGATAATCCACATATACGccctttttcctcttctccaatTTCTCACAAGTTTGGAACATCACGTACCTCGGCATCTTTGACCTGAAGAATGCCCAGCAAGGTCATGGTCAAAGAGGTCCACCTTTTCAGCCCCAACCTGGTTGAGCTAGAAGCGACATCTGACCCAAGTCTCAGAATGACGTTTACCCACCAAGTGCCCGCGTGACGGGACGGAAAGCTACCTGGTGTGGAAGTTACTTTGGCACCCCGCTGGAGGGTTGCACCTGGATACCCTGTAGAGAGTACCTGAAATTGTGCGACAGATGAGGCAAGGCAGAGGTAGAGGGTACTCGGCCTGTTGATAAAGATAAGAAGCTTGATCTGTGCCAAGACTGGTTCAGATCCCCAACAAAACGCACCTCAAAGGGACTTGAGTGGTCCAGAACAGGCTGATGAACGACGACAACCGACGGTTTGCTGCAACAGCTCTCTTCCGAGTTATCCATTATCCATACGCGAATGACAACGGGGCACATGGCTGGTTGTTAACGGAACGGAGACATCACACAGCAACTGCGGGTGCAACAACGATATCCCGACGACACTACACTTCGAACTGTTTCTGAAAGAAGGCGGTTGCAAAGTGTAGAGGCTGCATCATCTGCCTGGAGGTAGAGAGGTGTGTGGGTGCCTGGTGACCaataaccaccaccccttttATCAAACGGCAACAGCCGCCTGATTTggccttctcttttccaaccaccaccaaccctttgtcgaggttggtgccTACGAACGGAATACACCTCGTTTTCGATCGACACAACCCCTATAACTCCATCAAGCACCATCGACAAAACCGCCCCCGTCTAGAAAGCATCAGCAACGCCTGCTTCAGACAGCCGCCCACCATGCGcgaccccttccccatcgccCCGATCCCGGCCCTCTCAGCCTGGATCCAACCCTACGCCGACgcccttcacctccccactCTCCCTCTGCACATCCACGAAGTCCTcggcgccgccgccttctACACCTTTGTGcacaccatcctctcccccatcatctccaacgccttcttctcgaaATACTACCCCAAGAACCACCGCGCCAGAAAGGCCAACTGGGATGCCCATGTCGTTTCCCTCGCGCAGTCAGTCCTGATCAACGGGCTGGCGCTATGGACGATGTACTATGACGAGGAGAGGGCCAACAGCGACTGGGAGCAGAGAGTATGGGGGTACACTGGAGCAAGTGGCATGATCCAGGCTCTGGCAGCGGGATATTTCGTCTGGGACTTGGGAATCACGCTGTTGAATCTGGATATTTTTGGTTTGGGGCTGCTGGCGCATGCGGTGAGCGCGCTGGCGGTATATACTTTTGGATTCGTACGTTTTGATGCTCCCTCTCTCTCGCCCCCTGTTTTGATGCAGTGCGGTGTACTGACGAAACTACTAGCGCCCCTATCTGAACTACtactcctccatcttcatcctctaCGAGCTCTCCACCCCGTTCCTGAACATCCACTGGTTCTTTGACAAGCTGAACATGACCGGTTCCAAGCCGCAGCTCTACAACGGGATCGCGCTTTtggtcgtcttcttctgctgcagACTCGTCTGGGGAACGTACCAATCCGCTGTTGTGTATGTTGACATGTGGAAGGCTGTGCAGAGGGGCCCCGATGCGGGTTACATTGCTGCCGCGTTTGAGAAGGCTTCTGGGGTGGACAAGAATTTGATGCATTTTGCCAAGGATGCGGGGCCGGTGCCGGTTTGGTTGGCGGTCACGTACGTGGCGAGCAATCTGACGCTGAACACGCTGAACTGGTATTGGTATTTCAAGATGATTTCtgcggtgaagaagaggtttgagccggcgaagaaggagaaggctgctgttCCTGCTGGGGGTAAGGGGACTAGCAGTGTGGCGACGGGGccgatggtgggggagaagcaGGGGCTGAGGCAGAGGGAGCACTCGATTGAGGATGTGGTGCCTGATTCGGAGGAGCTGAGGCAGGGGACTATTCAGTAGGGATGATGTGTGAAGGTTGAGAGGGACGTTGGATAGGGGCAATGTGGGGTGTAtagggggggtgtggtgttggttaCTGTGGCCTGGGTTtctgggtgatgatggacgGACGGGTGGGCGGGCTGTGTGTATAGCTGTcgatggttgttgttgttttttctcGTTTTTGCTTACCTCACTACGTAATCATGGGATATGGAGTATTCAAGCTGGCATTCGgtcgctttttttttatgtcGTGTATGGTGTGTGCACACTTTGGACTGGGATTCGgttttttggtgatgatggtgagatcTTTTTACGAGCCTTGTTTCTTTCTGTCATTGTTCGGCAGGCTCTGCTGAATACTGAAGACGGGCGGGAgtttacctacctaccttatctaGTTGTTCACCCTGGGTACCAAGAGAAAGGATTAAACTGCTTAACCAAGGTGACTGACGTTTCTGTGGGTTGCccctgatgttgttgtgacATGTGCCTGTGTGTGTTGACAGAAGGCCTTGAGAGCCGCTGGGCTGAGTTGAGACAGATGCCCTTTGAAGGTTTCTTAGTGAGACTGGTTTCCATTCCAAATCGATGCCAGTGAAGTAAAAATAAGAAAGTGAATAGACAATTTAAAATGGTTTGATACTCAAATGCCCTCATGCCTACCTAAGGTATGTTCAGTCCCCAAAGAGTCAGACCTTGATCTTTGACGATCACCAACTCCGGCGAGAAGGAAAGTATAATCTCTCACCACAGGCTAGTCTATATGGGCCTCATCATGTATCCTCCAGAcccttttgtcttttttttttctttttttttttctttttctttttctttttctttttaatgAGTATTGTTAGATGTCAGCATttacccatcaccaacaatactttattttccttttctcaCTAGGCTTCTTGGTGAGTCATGACAGAAGCAGTTGTTGTGTTGCTCTAAACGAGATACTACGTGGGCGTCATGAACCTCTTTCAGTATATCACACCAAGGCAGAATCAATGCACATTACATCGCACTACTCACTTTGAACGACTGCAGTTACGTGTTCTTGATTATCAGTTGGAAGGTAGCCGTCAATCTTGAGGAGTAAACTTAAACATCGCGGTCACTACTTCGCTTTCTGCTTCACAAACTATATCTATTGAGCAGTGTGTAGCTACCTCACGGTTCACGATACTGACCCGGGTCTTGCTGTTCTCCAAGCCGCTAGTTAGAACATCCCCCTGAAGGGCGAGCACAATCTCAAGACAACCCGGGGTGGAGGCAGTGTTTTAAAAGCGGTTTTGGGTCAGGTAATGAATGTTTGGGGAGAATGTTTGTCTGTAGCTGAGGGGgctgaaaaggggggaggtggttgccATCCGGCCAGACTATTGCCAGGTTTCAACACTGGCAAGGCAAGGGGAGGCTATTGTTGCCTCTTGAGTCTACCTTAGCCATGGTCTCTCTTCGCCCTGCTCTCTCGGGCGGTGGGATGAGTTGGAGGGGTAAGCCCCTGGGCTTGGTAGGGACTTCTGAGGTTGAGAACAGGCACCCCCACGTTTGAGGAGGGCTCTCCCACACACACGCCGGCGAGGGACATGTCTCGTGCTACCAACTTGGTTTTGTGAGTGAATGTGCTGTTCTATTTAGGTTATGCCCTGAAACACCGGGCGCTTGGAGATTTGCTTTGGCTTCCTGTGTGTGCTTTTGTTGGAAATTGTGTACGCCGCATGGTttggtggaaaggggggggagtatgTGTGACGGGATGACAAATCTAGAGCAATGGGAGGTTTGAGATTGAGATGGTAGGAAAGATGGGATGTTTAGGCAAACATAGAGGTTACGTATGGCCCCCTCCGGTggtcggggttgttgggtgtGGTTGTGTGTGTCATACacagtgatggtgatggtgatggtctgTGAAAACTGACCTTGTGAAATTCAACTCGAGTCTTGAATCTCCAGAATAGGCTATCTGGGAAACTAAATTCTATTGAGAGAGTGTAGACTAGCTTCGGGCCACTAATTTTGATGTCGTGTCGCGTGTTGACGTCGTtacggcgaggagggcagaACTTTGCAAACTGGGCCAAGTGATCATCATTGAATGCCAT
It contains:
- the AMD1 gene encoding AMP deaminase (BUSCO:EOG09260BYL; EggNog:ENOG503NU92; COG:F), with the translated sequence MPTNDSDDEEYTRHGQSDTESDGLLEQHEHGRSHGAPDSLVQSPGSDGHVRRADDAELEEGMLPRDMPHKTAFFDLVAERQMTQSEAKLFYQRSQTDSRTMQTQTQTQFSPQGSPLLSSGTSHTLGNIDTALGQNPAHNASGIRLSDLDPAILPESGYEPPLSAARRDPSHFGLSSLPSRGSFTNLNNAAGAPGNQIDPAVQQQMLLNTGAVAGIGSSTYMDADPQITAELSTIFQRIQNILNIRHRYISLSSQGPEDNPKDDPSWPIYPPPPEPAWSEERDKAGRSTKAQNSAYNSMANSMVLSMDKDKQRSSDQSFDIPDTPQKPYRSKRKPGQDIGEDFDMDDLLPLPGPSEMTYRLDDNGVYQVYETEEASKTNSPVIKVPTIKEYYLDLDEISSVSSDGPSKSFAFRRLQYLEGKFNLYQLLNEYQETADSKKVPHRDFYNVRKVDTHVHHSACMNQKHLLRFIKSKMKKFPDEIVLYRDGKHLTLAEVFESINLTAYDLSIDTLDMHAHKDSFHRFDKFNLKYNPIGESRLRTIFLKTDNFINGRYLAEITKEVISDLESSKYQMVEWRISIYGRSLDEWDKLAAWVIDNKLFSHNVRWLIQIPRLYDVYKASDLMGNFEQVVVNIFRPLFEVTKDPNSHPKLHVFLQRVIGFDSVDDESKVERRLFKKFPVPRVWDSKQNPPYSYWIYYLFANMTSLNVWRKRRGFNTFVLRPHCGEAGDSEHLAAAALCCHSISHGLLLRKVPLLQYIFYLEQIGIAMSPLSNNALFLAYERNPFYQYFKRGLNVSLSTDDPLQFAFTKEPLIEEYAVAAQIYKLSPVDMCELAKNSVKQSGYEYSVKQQWLGPNFNIPGAGGNMVKTNVPDRREEFRYRTLMEERRMVERYTSIAENAAAVDAAAQSMASLAMSSKNTVTADSKQQSHAPSPASQVQGPNIIGKSARVETGSPAVSAQSQVFSSPVTASPLTVSGSEEHISGHEPRYFPGVVSRRRRDSTRQSSMHESDDAALRKVSSKRDASKEGRGN
- the SLA1 gene encoding cytoskeletal protein binding protein (BUSCO:EOG09261404; COG:Z; EggNog:ENOG503NXRA) — its product is MGFLGVYKALYDYTPQAEGELSITEGDVLYVLEKSTDDDWWKAKKKATAEDEDEPVGLIPNNYIEEVKPESKARALYEYTRQTDEELSFPEDAQLDVYDTTDPDWILVGYQGDFGFAPANYIEIAAGGQKQEEAAPSIPTPPPLPVRTPSDAAPSPALPPRPPSEPASPASPPVAPNPASMIAGMMAARGGHTPAPLDLQPSGQRHVAEEEEEQEVKSPPLPTRPRGDSQVSEPARSAPASGGLKTHGFRDSDRIDRYSDSVPQTPNTAPLTPGDFHMYNINEMVSVMGKKKKMPTTLGINLRTGIILIAPEHASDGPSQEWTANLMTHYSREGKHVFMELVKPSKSIDFHAGAKDTAEEIVAMLGELAGAVRAEGLMEIVKATKGSKVPQQKTGVVLYDFLAQGEDEVTVGIGDEVIILDDTKSEEWWMVRRVKNQLEGVVPSSYIEVTGILDTPVPTSASGINAGRSTIEQNRLEEARLTKEALKAAKREERKEREGRSSEVGPGLRLPERSSSLSQARNGNTVGQQHSSRRENGASGSSKSKDGSVKSKPDPAKVRTWTDRSKSFTVEAQFLGVKDGKLNLHKVNGVRIAVPIAKMSITDLEYVEQITGISLDEDKPLSDLKKKAAAENARSGRSSSSKTKVGASIEPKKSTYDWFQFFLDCDIQPQSCERYCQAFERDSMDESVLPDVNATVLRKLGFKEGDIIKVMRYLDTKYARGKGSVGDDESGGGLFSGPGGALRNNTRKGRPAPPVETNNVVDPNAFKKDGSGAEPKSASPTTATGPAAAAAAPSKPAGGFDDDAWDVKPSKTPEPAPAAKAPEPAPAPVAAPAPAPAPAPVPAPAPASAPSTAKLTGSMQELSLLSQPLVPEQVQPPPAPPALDFSPAPTAAAVAPVPAPAQVPQPIGATPGFFGGLQAPVVNGQPLTQQLPQNIARARPVAPQYTQGQGGLIAPPPPSRPLSAPQTAQPSQFAPPPLQPQMTGFQTQVAPPGQSLAEISQQRMQQQYAAQMQAQQQQMQPQMTGMQPMMQPMMTGIPAQPTGFQPVPAGPFMSQPTGMAPPMQPMQMQPTGFGVGGFGQPPVQQQPFAPGGGLPMPLQPQQTGMSVLQPQMTGLTGFGTTGSQVGGGLAAPMQPLMPQKTGPPPPVRFGVQPDAKKLAPQATGRRANLAAATPDNPFGF
- a CDS encoding uncharacterized protein (COG:T; EggNog:ENOG503NWZ1) produces the protein MRDPFPIAPIPALSAWIQPYADALHLPTLPLHIHEVLGAAAFYTFVHTILSPIISNAFFSKYYPKNHRARKANWDAHVVSLAQSVLINGLALWTMYYDEERANSDWEQRVWGYTGASGMIQALAAGYFVWDLGITLLNLDIFGLGLLAHAVSALAVYTFGFRPYLNYYSSIFILYELSTPFLNIHWFFDKLNMTGSKPQLYNGIALLVVFFCCRLVWGTYQSAVVYVDMWKAVQRGPDAGYIAAAFEKASGVDKNLMHFAKDAGPVPVWLAVTYVASNLTLNTLNWYWYFKMISAVKKRFEPAKKEKAAVPAGGKGTSSVATGPMVGEKQGLRQREHSIEDVVPDSEELRQGTIQ